The proteins below come from a single Aegilops tauschii subsp. strangulata cultivar AL8/78 chromosome 6, Aet v6.0, whole genome shotgun sequence genomic window:
- the LOC141026009 gene encoding uncharacterized protein, with translation MAYTDCRGERPGNQRQCQKCEHADGIDVRNTAMDAVLSSYNKVLQLQVLVSEPRRLLFAEEDHTFFMVGGVLDIGAPITVSVVCIRAGASPPPHYTAKVWANEPPGEPKGKADAVKVEIEVTSSMELDAVVVRELTFFTVWPKLLAGAGLSRTVSLHMQVDKLTS, from the exons ATGGCCTATACGGACTGCCGCGGAGAGCGCCctgggaaccagcggcagtgccagaagtgcgagcacGCCGACGGCATCGACGTGCGCAATACGGCGatggacgccgtcctctcctcg TACAACAAGGTGCTCCAGCTACAAGTGTTGGTGTCGGAGCCGCGGCGCTTGCTATTCGCGGAGGAGGACCACACATTTTTCATGGTCGGAGGCGTGCttgacatcggcgcgcctatcaccgtgtcggtcgtctgcatcagagcagGGGCGTCCCCACCACCGCACTACACGGCCAAGGTGTGGGCGAACGAACCGCCGGGCGAGCCCAAAGGCAAggccgacgccgtcaaggtggaaatcgAGGTGACAAGTAGCATGGAGCTCGATGCCGTCGTGGTGcgggagctgaccttcttcacagtgtggcccaagTTGCTGGCCGGGGCTGGGTTGTCGAGGACGGTGTCCCTCCACATGCAGGTTGACAAGCTCacctcctaa
- the LOC120966426 gene encoding cytochrome b-c1 complex subunit 6: MADEEVSDPKALLEDRTKAKCVYQWYEYQKCVKRIEGDETGQKHCTGQYFDYWKCIDKHVAEKLFDSLK; encoded by the exons GGCAGATGAGGAGGTATCTGACCCAAAGGCACTCCTAGAGGATCGTACGAAGGCTAAGTGTGTCTACCAGTGGTATGAATATCAG AAATGCGTTAAGAGAATTGAAGGTGATGAGACCGGGCAGAAGCACTGTACTGGCCAGTACTTCGATTACTGGAAATGCATCGACAAGCAT GTTGCTGAGAAGCTCTTTGATAGCTTAAAATGA